CACAATATACGCTATTTATGtgatcataagaaattctgcacggaatttcgacagaatGTGCCAATCATTCCAAGTACTTTCTTCCAAGATTGTAGATCTAGTTTGTTTTGTGCTACAAACTGATCATGACCCGGGACCGATGCACAGTGCAGTGTcacaaatacatgtaggcctaatacctTCACAGGTTCACATGTTGTACACAGATctagagtcaaaggtcattaacagGTCACAATTTGTCAGCTCTGTttgtgctctgtgagcacaaatgtcctttacattttttcagacacGAACTGACTTGGCACAAGTCTGTGAATGCATTCACAATCATTTTGTATAGGCTAAAATATCACTCTGAAGTTTgccattattttaataatacataATTTAACATAATTCTGTATgtggttctgtatttttctggcatCTGACAAATTATAACCAAATTCAACTTACCCTCTCTCTACTGGTCCTTTGGTATGGTGTTGGCCTTGGACTATGCTATAATCAAAGAAAGAAGAAATGCTGCTACTGATATGCTTACAAAAGCCTGAAAACAATGTTACATGTGAAGACCAGGCAGGTCCTAGCCATTTCCCCATTATACACACATAATAACACAGAACCTAGAGATTTTTAATTATGTACTGATAGTAACATAACTATTATGGATAGAGCCCCTTCAGAATATTAAAATCACATACTTCTTTGATTTTTTATGTTTGATACACTAGATAGTCCAGTGGCATATAACCAGGGTGCAAAAGGGGCGGTCTTTTATTCTCTTACACTCTAAAAAGAGTTTGTTTGTTCTGATCCTTCCCAATAGGAAACTTGGCAAAAATATACAAAGCTATATGAACACCACCAAGCTGGTGAGACCAGTCAAACAAGCAGATTTAAAGTCTATGATAATCAACCACATGCCCCAGTTGCCTGCTTGGATAAAACAAATAATTTGCTCTAAGCTTTTTAGTCAAAGAAACAAGAAATTATTTCTTGCCTCCAATTAGACATAAGCCATATTATTTACTTCCTAGTAATCTACtgtaaagattcacctaatggcgcatatgggctcccttgacacaaCTGAATTTAAAGCACacactaaaagtgccctcccttaAAAATCGCACCAGCAAATAAGGGAACAGACTGTTAATTCTTGTAGGAAATTTTCACAGGAGGGAACTCTCTATTTATACGTGAAATGTATCATAATGTAAAGGAGCCCTGTGCACTATTAGGTGAATCTTTAGGGTATATCTGTTTTTTATACGGTATTTAATATATGATGCCTTGGAATATAATACTTTTTTGAAGTGTTTAGAACAGGTATCACTGTAGTTCATTTAAATAATGCCACAAATAACTTTTCATCATTACTCCAACAAAATAGCTAACTATAATTATGTACAATATTATGTATTCAGATTTAGAAACTACAACACAACTCAACTTACACCACGCCTGATAGGTCCTGAAGAACCACTAGATCCTGGACCAATCTATAGCCAAAGacaagaagaaaaatatttaaaacacaaGGTTACAATGTGTGTGCAATGTGCATAATGCAAGAATAAATGAATATGTGCTATGCATACTACTCATGCAACCTTTCCTTTAAGTTTGATCATGATCAAGTGCAACACGCTTGTTCTAAATATGCAACAGAATCAAAGCAAACTTGAAGCcatttgaattaattaattactaccaTATAGCCTTACCATAGAGGAATGCTTTGTTtaaaaggatgactccggcaatcacaacattatgcctcatatgttagacaaataattatcaagcacaaatcacatggttttatttaaaacaaactcatagtgaccataaaaatgaaaaaaaaacagccggctctcaacacgcgatattcaaatttcctgcgccgaaattgttcagtgcaatgacgtcgtggttatttgtgctcaattgttgtcagccttcattataTTAGACAATCTCAGCACCGgattttaaccccaataacagcagtggccaaaatagggcaaaattttaaaattttctgcACTTCAGCGcttttcaaatagcaaaattcatgcTGATCTGGGgcaaaaatagtctgaaattaaattttttcttgTGCTTTATACAGAAAAGTCctagtaaaaccagaacaaaatatgttagtcaccctctatattatacgtaaaccaaaacttggccactgacttgagtgcacatgccttcctcggcttgtgagttcggggcctccaaattttggcctggcctccataaggtaaatcccgccctggttaaaaggccTAAAAAGCTCCATAGCATTACTTTCACCAAAAGAAATCCTTTCATCTAACTCCAAATGTCCAAAATTCTGGGTGTGACCCATGCCTGTTACCACAAATATTCACCCTTGTCCTAAATACGCACCTTATCATTTTCCTGTAGTTCCATATCTTGCTTTGCACCAGACAACAGCACCTGATCTCTGTTATTTGTTCCTGATGAAGTTGCACCATTCAAGTCAAGCACTGATGTGGGAGTGAAGTTGCTGTTTGCACTACCTAGTGACGAACTTGAAAGACCTTCAGTGGAAGAAAACAAGTGTTGTTCATGCACACCTAAAGCTGAAATCCTTGCTTCTTTGATAGTAGATAACATATCATCAATACTTGGCCTCTTTTGCCGTTCTGTGACCCAACACTGCTTCATCAAGTTTGCTAGGATTTGTGGGCAATCTGGTGGGATGGGCAAACGCTCATTCTCTATACAAACTCTATACATGATGTTGATATTCTCCTTGCCTTTGAATGGCACCTGCCTAGTCAATAATTCCCACAGAACCACTGCTAGTGCAAATATGTCATATGTGGGAGAAAGTATATACTCCTTGTACAACTCAGGTGCCATATAGGCAGGAGTTGCAGACAGACTAGCATTGCTTAGTGTTACTCCAACCTCTTTCTTGGACAATCCAAAATCAGCCAGCTTTAGCATATTGTTTTTCGTGATGAGGTAGTTTGCCGACTTGATATCTTTATGAATAATCCGCATCTGTTTCAGATACTTGACAGGTTTGGCTGCTTGCTCTGCCCAATCATAAAACAGCTGTGGTGTCAAAGGCTGATCACTGTGGTCATCTAAATAAGAACGAAGCGATCCTCTTTCACAGTATTCTAACACCAACATATAGTCCATTTCTTCATCTACTACACCCAATAGTTGGACAATATTTGTGTGTTTAAGTGTTAGCAAAATATCTACTTCACTTTTGTCTAGTTTGTATAATCTTTTGACTGCAACTTGTTTATTTCCATTGTTTTTCCACAACATTTCAAAAACTGTGCTGGAACCTCCATGACCAATTGGCCTAACATACTGCAGGTCACATCTTCTGATTTGATGTGCTTCTGCCATATTGCTGGTGGTCTGACAAAATCTGAAATTATAAAACAAACTAAGAAAAATATTAagctgaataaaaaataaaaaaattgtttgtaggCAATTAGTACcacatttcatttattttatttgagaACAAAAatcattttgagattttctcatcGAGCTTATATACAAGCTAGATTAAAGCACAATCTTATTATATGAAAATGGCTAATTATTCTCAAACctgatttgttggcatatttCTAATGTCTACACAAGTCCCAACTTTCACAAAAATgaaatcagccaaatgtgttaTGCTTTGTCATATTCAGACATTAAGTCCCTCCATTAAActccaaaatagccagtggggtttctttcactttaccttgttattttatCTTAAGATgtacagaaacctttcctgacagttattaataatattaattcaacattttgagtaagaataacaaaattaaaatttgatggaaattgtacattatggctttaaatcaatACTAtgtattcataacctccgcgtatcatgccatatgtgcgtcccaatcaaattggtcgTTAGATGATTTTCGCACAACGCGGtgtaccggcgcggaggttattgatatccatcaatgacctccacGTATGCGCATCTGTTGCGCCAGAACACTCCAcgcgcacgcaactaccatatttgcacatggcgtgattgcgcagtgctgtaattggtaagtccgttttagcctgatcgactttttgaagggcaaaatatcagttttgataaaaattgtttatttcaacaaatttcagagaataaaatcttgagatttggttgagtgatgagttaaaagtgACGGCAATGAattaggttaataactttgcagaTTAATGaggggcattgtgaaaaatctaaacattttgctttggacctcggaatatacCTCGGGGCCGAGAacacctcgggatattcctcggttccaaaggcaaaatgtttagatttttcacaatgccctccaaataactaatgcgcagttattaacctataattcaaaatcaagaaaaacCCTGTATTCTCTATCCTTTCCTCCGCACAGGGCAATTCATATACAAAAATTCCTTCGTACCATGAATGTGCACAGATATAAGACAACCTCGCAACCAGGATTTGTGAAATTATTGACCTAataatagggatgtccactgttaATACATTTGCTGCTAGAACGGTTTCCTACTGGCTGTGTGTGTGCACTCACCCATGTATTGTTTATGCAAATACAGCTCCATGCACTAAGTCCAACAGGCGCGTCGCAAGCGGGGCGCCCATGGGCGCCCCACTTTTTTGCTAAGTAtagaagagaagaaaaaaagaaagggaaaaaacgTAGAAAAGAGAAGAgcaaagggagaaaaggaggagagaaaaatatcaaattgcgtAGTttttatagtcatgatagtaggcAGTAGGCACATGCCTAAAAACCGcgcagtcgggtcgatcggaagtaggtcttatgattatataggcctgcaattattttaggcattgcttgaaggcgggttcTTTTCAGGATAAAAACGCCCCTATTTTGAGCAATTTCGGGAATTTTTTGCCCTTCTACAATGCCActtttttcgctaaaacgcgaataatatttctaatataccccttTTTGATGGAAATTAATGTACGGCACCCGCGGTTGTATATATATGCATCATATAATTTATGTGACCTAGTATGTGCACCAAACAGAAGAATGAAACTGAAATTCATAAATGAATTAAATAATGAAACTACAATGATTTATACATGCGATTGGTGAATAAAGAGcacattttttcaatttcatgAACAAGTGTAtgaaaaatgacccatttttaaaattgtatttcGGGAATCACGCTTTTTATCTGAAACCAGCGCAGATACACGGAGTGCCAGAACTGGGAGGCGCGCGGCGAGTCTTTGTTATAAAAACATGTGGAAATTACTGTCGGCccccgatatgcagggcccgtcacattttgtcaacaAAGTCAGTATTATTAAGACAGACtccatgctgacttcaacatcgatccatgcatgctttaattgcgagtctcaacttaaatagtgtaaaaatgatgcaccaaaatggcttcaattggacctttattttgcaaaaaacacCCCCCTGCATAGTGGGTAAACAAGtgcccattttcgcttctgctgtCAATATTTGCcaggccctatgtttaacagaatttataggcctacaataatgagGAAAACTACTTGTCcatgaaaggcttcatggaccgtcatttcacaaattttcagctttttcaaactaaacttttTTCATAGTgctaaaaatggtccaccaaatcgctcaATAatattaggtcttcattttgttttctactaatAACAACATGAAAACTTCTtcattcacaaatttcagaattcaATCTATGTCCAGCTTATGACTGCTGGGTTATggccacagaggtcggtatacacaagagtcgcattagtttaaatgttcacgtaaccgcctgaactcatttgcataagtttggaggtgggctgatcgtattttgattcgtcaacacctaatttgcataggtttggaggtttccatatttgggtttacctaacgacccggacgttgtttacatcatgacgctattagagctggtcacttcgtcaaacatccgacgaacgaacgtttgcagttttctttttattactgttatatcgtgaaataccatttagctgacgtgttagtccaatatgataggaaaatattataaccgatgaccccatgttcacattggctaaataagctgtattttcgctggaaaggggccgggacgagtcggccattttgtttgcaaaaggcatgttcttctccgcGTACCCAAGtgacagcaccagaacaaatgacgctatttctggatttcagccgaaCGGTTACGtttcactgccgtgcatcagtataggcatcagcttatctaggttttactaaagtaaaacatctttggttaTGGCTAAGAttacccacacacaaaaaaagattaCCCACAATGCTTCCCCTGGAGAGGTACATGTACTTGGATAATTTTTTGATGGGGATGTGTGCCTGGAGTTTCCGAACTCTTGCTTATTTCTAAGGGTAATTTgtaacaaaagtaacaaaagtaacaaaactggctgcgtaggagactaactctgaggccgcactcggcgAAAAGTGTGAGATATTTCGAGTggtagaggtgaagtttatgatgttgttctttgcaaatttccaatgtttttcgcgtcgaaatgtattgggaactttcataaattattttattgttttgggaGAAAAAAGAATAATctataaatttaaaaagatcgtacattaaggctttaaatgaaACATTTGAGTAATATTTTTTTAACTCATGGCCTTTGGAATGAAATTGTTGACTATCAATTTAAGACACTGgatatgaagagtttgtttccaaaccccttacatccatgcccattttgagaacacatcaaaatttcatcaaaaactcACGGATATacgggggtttgcaacaaaagcagtttttggcgggatgcttgggtaggatgagcatcctgccaaaaactgtttttgttgaaaacaccttatatcagtgattattttgatgatttttttatgtgttctcaaaattgggcaagtagATGTAAGGGGTTtggaaacaaagctcttcatatgttgttAATTCCCAATTGTGTAGATTTATTGAGTTTTGCCCACCAACGATCAATCTCAAACTATACTATCACACTATTCATTCTGCATTTATATTAAAGCTATAGTGTACGATCTTATAAATATGGAATTGGTTCATTTTTTTCCCAAACCTGATTTGTTGGCGTATTTGTAATTTGTACACATGTCCCCAAtaacacctaaatggaattgccaaatttgttgtttgtCACATAGCAATTACGTCAAATTCAGACATTTTGTCGCCCACAGatcaaatggccaaaatagccaggGGTTTCTTTcaataccttgttatttcagcttaaaatggacagaaacctttgacagcacagttattactaattttatttcagcattttgagtaaataacaaaattaaatttgatggaaatcgtacattgtggctttaaccgCATGCAGTAATCTGTGTACCAGTCTGTCAATTAAagattcattcatatattttcatgactaaacaatTTTTTATGCCCGAGGGCACAAACAATGTTTAATCATTAAAAATATCTGTGCATAAATAGCGCGCGAGGATCAAGTGCACATGTCCCACTTGTGAGCATACATGGATTCTAGCTTGGCTTGTTTTTAACTGGAAAAGCgggcattaaaggggcatttcgtgatccacagcctcatcccccacttttcccaaaaagttgagatttttacaccactggatacctctggctacataatgtttatgtaccaaatatttcttgcagattaattcgcttagcaaagatatcgtgaaatttgaatttcgcttctggtgcaccagaacgaaattacaacgcattgtctatggagcagtgtaatacacataatcatgcataactcggaaacgcaatatcggaatcaactgaaattttggaaataagctttttttcgtggatatgtactgaaaaatgccataaaaagaggatgctaggatcacgaaatactcctttaacattgtTTAAGCCTGGCTCCCAACCAAACATGCAAGTTGTTACATAGTGAGTACGCCCTATGTATGAATTTGTATGTTTTTCATATGAATTGCTTTTGGTATTTACTCAATTTGACCAATGTATTAGTCATGATGTTAATCGCAACAATTGATTTATTATTTGCTTAAAAAACGCATTTCTTGCGACATTATACAATGAGATGTTAACGTTGTTGCATGTAGGGCAGTTGCACCGGAATAAAAGCCACCTTTGTTTCAAGCAAGCATTATAATCACAAAGTTTATAATTTAAAGAACAAGGCCTtgtgtttgaaaaatataatgtGCAATTTGTGTGACAAATTCATGGTCATTTCATGGTTAATCAAATGAGATTTTGTGGCCTTCCTACGCACGTACGTACACCCAAATTTGTATACAAATGAATATATCACAAAATTGCAAAACTAACTTCTTGGTTGAGATTATTTGATTGTTGATTAAACTGTAATGCAGAAATACACCTCATACCTGCTAAGTGAAACTTACCAATCACAAAATTATATCTAATACCGTAtttgtccgagtatagtcccacgttcaagtatagtcccaccccccatttttcgaaaaagtCCAGAAATTGTGAaaggttttggagtgtccctggacctagacctagatgctaggatcattaatTTTTgacctaataaaaaaaaaattcaaaatgttttgtatttttaatatgaaaattgataatttctattcatgtcatactctattaatgatttcaaaatgcattgaatttgaatgcattttgaaatcattaatttttttttaggtcaaccatgaatgatcctagcatctaggtttaggtccagggacactccaaaccgaaaaaaaaaacttaaaaaaataatttttttttgaaattgagtataatcccacccccaattgtgaaaaatgttcacctaaaaacgggtgggactatactcggaccaatacggtactacAATACCACCTGTACACATCTCATTCTATAATATACAGTGATAACTTCACTTAAACATAGATCATAAAAGTTCTAAAGGGAGGCACTACTCAGCCATGCCGAGAAGTTTAAAATTACCTTTGCCAGCATCCGGTACCCGCAAATTGGTGTTTAACTTGCCGTTTCTGCCGTTGGGTTTCCCATTGCGTGTTCCTAATCGATTAACTACTTACGCGCTTCCTTATCAGCTGTTTCTACATGTTATCATGCAATTTTTCACTGTTAATATAATTTGCATGTACACTGCACACTGGGCCAACAATAATACACAAGTACGTATAAGTGCAAAGGTATGTCCAAGTGCAACACACATATGAACATGGACATGATCTTTGTACTTGTATGAATAGGCGACTGACTCTTATCATGCATCTAGCTACATTTGTATAGCTATGCAAGTTAAAATGATTTATCACACCAACAATTAGGTCAATGTTTAAACAGATCACAGATATCATATTGCATTGTTTGTCGAGTGTGATTTCATTGAAAGAAaggcaaaaatgaaagagaaaatgagaaagaaagaaagagagaatgtGCTGTGTCTGCTGTTATTGCTATCTTGGCGCTTACTTACCAACTGTTTCCGCATGTCGACATTCAATTTTGCATTGCTAATGTAATATTAATGCTCCACTGCACTGTGGGCCAAGAATATCACACAAGT
Above is a window of Amphiura filiformis chromosome 20, Afil_fr2py, whole genome shotgun sequence DNA encoding:
- the LOC140141808 gene encoding uncharacterized protein produces the protein MAEAHQIRRCDLQYVRPIGHGGSSTVFEMLWKNNGNKQVAVKRLYKLDKSEVDILLTLKHTNIVQLLGVVDEEMDYMLVLEYCERGSLRSYLDDHSDQPLTPQLFYDWAEQAAKPVKYLKQMRIIHKDIKSANYLITKNNMLKLADFGLSKKEVGVTLSNASLSATPAYMAPELYKEYILSPTYDIFALAVVLWELLTRQVPFKGKENINIMYRVCIENERLPIPPDCPQILANLMKQCWVTERQKRPSIDDMLSTIKEARISALGVHEQHLFSSTEGLSSSSLGSANSNFTPTSVLDLNGATSSGTNNRDQVLLSGAKQDMELQENDKIGPGSSGSSGPIRRGHSPRPTPYQRTSRERIGPGSSGSSGPIRRGHSPRPTPYQRTSRERQRMSANDTRPTNYSEDLCAISEDDENGHDSYPDGYGNDEDDDQNNFDNSDDSPLQEDRESDVEEGEEEDGNYDDDDDDNYEAVNHDDDDDNYEAVNHDDEDDDDDNYEAVNHDDDDDNYEAVNHDDDDDDDDDNYEAVNHDDYDDDEYEAFNHDDDNDEYMYEAFNLDDDDYDAYEAVNHIDDDDDDDDEYTFEAFNHDDDDDGE